In Pseudomonas fluorescens, the following are encoded in one genomic region:
- a CDS encoding LysR family transcriptional regulator, with translation MMDLRQLRHLVALADYRNFGRAAEAINLSQPAFSRSIQTLERDLDCALVERSSREFRLTGQGELVLQHARRLLAGSQALHNELTQYNGLTGGELHFGCGPYPAQVLVPEALAEFIQAHPAIRISFHQGDWEQLAVWLREQQIEFLVADARYFTGDPQYQVQLLRPRRGRFFCRIGHPLVQQQNLSLRALLDYAVVGTRIPPMIRKILADVQGEADFNPSVECAQFDAIRRVVMRSDAVGIATVEALAELVDQGLIRLLEFTDVPKEDPGLLLHYGIVSRAGHSLTPAALAMVDAVLTVDRRLLASN, from the coding sequence ATGATGGATCTACGACAACTCCGCCACCTTGTCGCCCTGGCCGATTACCGCAACTTCGGCCGTGCCGCCGAGGCGATCAACCTCAGCCAGCCCGCCTTCAGTCGCAGCATCCAGACCCTGGAGCGCGACCTCGACTGCGCGCTGGTAGAACGCAGCAGCCGCGAATTCCGCCTGACTGGCCAGGGTGAACTGGTGCTGCAACATGCCCGGCGCCTGCTCGCCGGCAGCCAGGCCCTGCACAACGAACTGACGCAATACAACGGCCTGACCGGTGGCGAGTTGCACTTCGGTTGCGGCCCGTACCCGGCCCAGGTGCTGGTGCCCGAGGCGCTGGCGGAGTTCATCCAGGCTCATCCGGCGATCCGCATCAGTTTCCACCAGGGTGACTGGGAGCAACTGGCGGTCTGGCTTCGCGAACAGCAGATCGAATTCCTCGTGGCCGACGCGCGGTACTTCACCGGCGACCCGCAATATCAGGTGCAACTGCTGCGCCCTCGACGTGGGCGGTTCTTTTGCCGTATCGGTCATCCCTTGGTGCAGCAGCAGAACCTGTCCCTGCGCGCCCTGCTCGACTACGCGGTGGTCGGCACGCGAATACCGCCGATGATCCGCAAGATCCTCGCCGACGTACAGGGCGAAGCGGACTTCAACCCGAGCGTGGAATGCGCGCAATTCGATGCGATCCGCCGCGTGGTGATGCGCTCCGACGCGGTGGGCATCGCCACCGTGGAGGCCTTGGCCGAACTGGTCGACCAGGGTCTGATCCGGCTGCTGGAATTTACCGACGTGCCCAAGGAAGACCCCGGCCTGCTGTTGCACTACGGCATCGTCAGCCGTGCCGGCCATTCCCTGACACCGGCCGCGCTGGCGATGGTCGATGCAGTGCTGACGGTTGACCGGCGCTTGCTGGCGTCGAATTAG
- a CDS encoding helix-turn-helix domain-containing protein, whose protein sequence is MTSQLFISSAFTRTILSHARQSGLCQDQLLQRAGICLSLLEGQDLHVPVHLVERLWSECERAGAGVAFGCELVNGMATTTLRGLNILLDSAATLRASLACFTDFLPRVTNYVVAELEEGDGLARLHLRSVDRQPHFFGLDAATLTLVRNIARRLGRAPAEVFVAVHLTPQQAAGQWLRSAGIEVLEGSHPCLSLPAASLDEPLLGANGFLHQSMLRYWQTAVAQHTRSDSLELARHWLTSGDQPIERIAERLGYRQPSNFIRAFRKQFGITPKQFRLGL, encoded by the coding sequence ATGACTAGCCAACTGTTTATTTCCAGCGCCTTCACCCGCACCATTCTCAGCCATGCCCGGCAGTCCGGCCTGTGTCAGGACCAACTGTTGCAACGGGCCGGCATCTGCCTGTCGTTGCTCGAAGGGCAGGACCTGCATGTGCCCGTGCACCTGGTTGAACGCCTGTGGAGTGAATGCGAACGTGCGGGCGCGGGGGTGGCGTTTGGCTGCGAATTGGTCAACGGCATGGCGACCACCACGTTGCGGGGGTTGAACATTCTGCTGGACTCCGCCGCGACCTTGCGCGCGAGCCTGGCGTGTTTCACTGATTTCCTGCCGCGGGTGACCAACTACGTGGTGGCGGAACTGGAGGAGGGTGACGGGCTGGCTCGTTTGCATTTGCGCAGTGTTGACCGGCAGCCGCATTTTTTCGGCCTCGATGCGGCGACCCTGACGTTGGTGCGTAACATTGCCCGGCGTTTGGGGCGAGCGCCGGCCGAGGTGTTCGTCGCGGTCCACCTGACGCCGCAACAGGCTGCCGGGCAGTGGTTGCGTAGTGCTGGTATCGAGGTGCTGGAGGGTTCACATCCGTGTTTGAGCCTGCCAGCGGCTAGCCTCGATGAGCCTTTGCTGGGGGCCAATGGGTTTTTGCATCAGAGCATGTTGCGGTACTGGCAGACTGCGGTGGCGCAGCATACTCGCAGTGACAGTCTGGAGTTGGCGCGGCATTGGTTGACGTCGGGGGATCAGCCGATTGAGCGGATTGCCGAGCGGTTGGGGTATCGGCAGCCGAGTAATTTTATTCGGGCGTTTCGTAAGCAGTTTGGGATTACGCCTAAGCAGTTTCGTCTGGGGTTGTAG